A stretch of the Paenibacillus sp. JQZ6Y-1 genome encodes the following:
- a CDS encoding U32 family peptidase — MTDTALQRQDVELLAPAGDWDCMRAAVANGADAVFFGVEKFNARARANNFRMDELSEIMAFLHSYGVKGFLTFNILVFENELDDARELIDACVDAGVDAVIVQDLGLVKMIREISPDFPIHGSTQMTITSPEAVEFTKPFNMERVVLGRENNLKQIQKIGEQARLPMEVFVHGALCVSYSGQCLTSEMWGGRSANRGECAQACRLPYDLIVDGEQKIMGDVTYLLSPKDLAAIDIMPQLIEAGVTSFKIEGRLKSPTYVANVVSKYRKAIDRYFDGDATPISREDIRELEQSFSRGFTHGFLDGTNNKKLVDGTFPKSRGVYLGRVEKILRDGVVCRLEAPIKRGDGIVFDAGDPTQKEEGGRIYDLRRQGVKLEGEANETWIVDIVPGRNDINLKKVHVGDKIWKTNDPALDKRMRQTYETDKPYRVFPIHVKAIGHAGQPLVTYWTDLQKGVTVRVDSEMELEIAAKRPMNAELLHEQFGRLGGTIFQLDELDAQLYGDIIIPMRELNAIRRQAVEQLEGERPKPPVYIKRDIAVYGDISPAMTPVRGTDAMLTALCRNLEQVEAVVQTDVEMIYADFEFIKQFPAAVAAVRAAGKKIALATPRIHMPGENGYHANILRLQPDAVLVRNTGALYYYLARRQSHPQDNHPQLIGDFSLNIANHKTADLFLEAGVDMVTPSYDLNIQQMVDLLGRSRTDQMEVVIHQHLPMFHTEHCVYCTFLSEGTDFTNCGRPCEDSRVSLQDRIGMSHPVRVDEGCRNTVYNAIEQSGAEYLTNFLQLGVSQYRVEFLEETPEQVLQVIDLYSKALTGEISGTQVWRTLKATNQLGVTRGQLVK; from the coding sequence ATGACTGATACAGCATTACAAAGACAAGACGTGGAGCTTCTGGCGCCTGCTGGCGACTGGGACTGCATGCGGGCGGCGGTAGCGAATGGGGCGGACGCAGTCTTTTTTGGCGTGGAAAAATTTAACGCGCGTGCACGTGCGAACAATTTCCGTATGGACGAATTGTCGGAGATTATGGCATTTTTGCACAGCTATGGTGTAAAGGGATTTTTGACCTTTAACATTCTCGTATTTGAAAATGAATTGGACGATGCGCGTGAACTGATTGACGCATGCGTAGATGCAGGCGTAGATGCCGTGATCGTACAGGATCTGGGATTGGTGAAAATGATCCGCGAAATCTCACCGGATTTTCCTATCCACGGTTCCACCCAGATGACGATCACTTCCCCAGAAGCGGTCGAATTTACTAAGCCTTTCAACATGGAACGTGTCGTCCTCGGACGTGAAAATAACCTGAAACAAATCCAAAAGATCGGCGAACAAGCGCGTTTGCCAATGGAAGTATTCGTACACGGCGCGTTGTGTGTATCGTACTCCGGTCAGTGTTTGACATCGGAAATGTGGGGCGGACGTTCCGCTAACCGTGGCGAATGCGCGCAAGCATGCCGTTTGCCATACGACCTCATCGTCGATGGCGAGCAAAAGATCATGGGCGACGTAACATATCTGCTGTCTCCGAAAGACTTGGCAGCAATCGACATTATGCCACAGCTGATCGAAGCAGGCGTAACGTCATTCAAAATCGAAGGTCGTCTCAAATCACCAACCTACGTGGCGAACGTAGTTAGCAAATATCGCAAAGCGATCGACCGTTACTTTGACGGCGATGCAACACCAATCAGCCGTGAAGATATTCGCGAGCTGGAACAAAGCTTCTCGCGCGGATTTACTCATGGATTCTTGGATGGCACCAACAACAAAAAGCTGGTTGACGGTACATTCCCGAAAAGCCGTGGCGTATACCTCGGTCGTGTTGAGAAAATTTTGCGCGACGGCGTCGTTTGCCGTTTGGAAGCACCGATCAAACGCGGCGACGGTATCGTATTCGACGCTGGTGACCCAACGCAAAAAGAAGAAGGCGGTCGCATTTACGATCTGCGTCGTCAGGGCGTTAAGCTGGAAGGCGAAGCGAACGAAACATGGATCGTCGATATTGTACCGGGTCGCAATGACATCAACCTGAAAAAGGTTCATGTCGGCGATAAGATTTGGAAAACAAACGATCCTGCACTGGATAAACGGATGCGTCAAACATATGAAACGGACAAACCATATCGCGTGTTCCCAATTCATGTCAAAGCAATCGGTCATGCTGGTCAACCATTGGTTACCTACTGGACTGATCTACAAAAAGGCGTAACCGTACGTGTCGATTCCGAAATGGAACTCGAAATTGCTGCCAAGCGCCCGATGAACGCTGAACTGCTGCATGAGCAATTTGGTCGTTTGGGCGGTACCATTTTCCAATTGGATGAGCTGGATGCCCAATTGTATGGCGATATTATTATTCCAATGCGTGAGCTGAATGCAATCCGTCGTCAAGCGGTAGAGCAGTTGGAGGGTGAACGTCCGAAGCCACCTGTATATATCAAACGTGATATTGCTGTCTATGGCGATATTTCCCCGGCAATGACACCGGTTCGTGGGACGGATGCGATGCTGACTGCATTGTGCCGCAATCTGGAGCAGGTGGAAGCTGTTGTACAAACCGACGTAGAGATGATCTACGCTGATTTTGAATTTATCAAGCAATTCCCAGCAGCAGTTGCGGCTGTACGCGCTGCGGGCAAAAAGATTGCGCTGGCGACACCACGTATCCATATGCCGGGTGAAAATGGCTACCATGCCAATATCCTGCGTTTACAGCCAGATGCTGTACTGGTACGTAATACGGGCGCCCTTTACTACTATCTGGCACGCCGTCAAAGCCACCCACAAGACAATCATCCACAGTTGATCGGTGACTTCTCCTTGAATATTGCCAATCACAAAACGGCAGATTTGTTCTTGGAAGCAGGCGTGGATATGGTGACGCCATCGTACGACCTGAATATCCAGCAAATGGTCGACCTGCTGGGACGCAGCCGTACCGATCAAATGGAAGTCGTTATCCATCAGCATCTGCCAATGTTCCACACGGAACATTGCGTATATTGCACGTTCTTGAGCGAAGGTACCGACTTCACCAACTGTGGTCGTCCGTGCGAAGACAGCCGTGTGTCGCTGCAAGACCGCATTGGTATGTCCCATCCAGTGCGTGTAGATGAAGGCTGCCGTAACACCGTCTACAATGCCATCGAGCAATCGGGTGCAGAGTATCTGACCAACTTCCTGCAATTGGGCGTATCCCAGTATCGTGTGGAGTTCTTGGAAGAAACACCGGAGCAAGTGCTGCAAGTCATCGACCTGTATAGCAAAGCACTGACTGGCGAGATCAGCGGTACACAAGTATGGCGTACACTGAAAGCAACCAACCAACTCGGCGTAACCCGCGGTCAACTGGTGAAATAA
- a CDS encoding O-antigen ligase family protein: protein MANPVYGKQFKASTEDEKRNGMFWVVNICLILFLLWTPFQVALFNGLSYSFERPIFWAVLLSGIIVILGLIQFYKKVKLDDQRDMIALLIILLPISYMISMIGAASWHYAVNMVLIQWMYAFIFITGVYMLRDRVSNKIIQMTIMGSAYIIVMFGFINWFGQAPLGGKLVFWFSAGVQNGSYVDAIMQDSNGWRLTSVFQYANTYAAFLMAMLFAALFNVSRLKTWYDHLLHGFMLVPIILSLILTLSRGGLVVLPFVLLILLLMLRPAQQILWIIYMVIAGAASAIILNPVTDIGLQVIAKYDGVTAAKGWGYVLITSLIVGVISMAIGRFLAPKLESGVERWTARRFSSVWLPIGSAVIGGVMLLLLIGTSMRNLLPANIRVRFENINFQQSSVLERFTFYRDALKLWKDYPFFGGGGGAWGASFEAYQNNPYVSRQVHNFFFQYLVEVGIIGFLIFVLFVGFIFYKYIRGYIKTDKEQRESHFLYFIIVVSILMHSLLDFNLSYVYMGILVFLGLGGMASAMDAQPLKYLKLGAGVMRGIYVSLIGVAAIIISFTSLRFAQASSDIKDVAKLSTNQNATYEQYRKLLDDALSIRSTFPEGVVYLSSLLTQGLQQTKDEQFYNEDLTLLTKAHEKEPYNKDIVKQMVTLYQMNNEKDQAFNLLVNSIPKYKWDITWYEGVLAQAYILGNQAYESKDTAAEQKYFQQGLNVYQQVLDGIQYLTTLPKGQLQGRDFSVTPKIALSVGDIYLMQGKNAQAAEVLKKGLQDDLTDDTNKQVARYYLAALKKEGQNDQAIYDKLIAADPKEKEQITALVNKTYTPSK from the coding sequence TTGGCTAATCCAGTATACGGCAAACAGTTTAAAGCGTCCACCGAGGACGAAAAACGTAATGGCATGTTCTGGGTCGTTAACATCTGTCTTATTCTATTCCTGTTATGGACCCCGTTCCAAGTTGCTTTGTTTAACGGTTTGAGTTATTCATTTGAAAGACCGATTTTCTGGGCGGTTCTACTGTCTGGTATTATCGTGATCCTGGGGCTGATCCAATTTTATAAAAAGGTAAAATTGGATGATCAACGGGATATGATCGCGCTGTTGATCATTTTGCTGCCGATCTCGTACATGATTTCGATGATTGGTGCCGCCTCTTGGCATTATGCCGTAAATATGGTGCTAATACAATGGATGTACGCATTTATTTTCATCACCGGCGTATACATGCTGCGTGACCGTGTATCCAACAAGATCATCCAGATGACGATTATGGGCTCCGCCTATATTATCGTAATGTTTGGTTTCATCAACTGGTTCGGTCAAGCACCACTTGGTGGTAAGCTGGTATTCTGGTTCTCTGCTGGCGTACAAAATGGTTCGTATGTCGATGCTATTATGCAGGATTCCAACGGCTGGCGTCTCACTTCTGTATTCCAATATGCGAATACATACGCTGCTTTCCTGATGGCTATGTTGTTTGCTGCGCTATTCAACGTAAGTCGTCTTAAAACGTGGTATGACCATTTGCTGCATGGCTTTATGCTTGTACCGATTATTTTGTCGCTGATTCTCACATTGTCTCGTGGTGGTCTGGTTGTACTGCCATTTGTACTGCTGATTCTGCTGCTGATGCTGCGTCCAGCACAGCAAATTCTATGGATCATTTATATGGTAATCGCAGGCGCAGCATCTGCCATTATTCTGAATCCGGTAACGGATATTGGTTTACAGGTTATTGCGAAGTACGATGGCGTTACAGCTGCCAAAGGCTGGGGTTATGTGCTAATCACTTCGCTCATTGTTGGTGTAATCTCCATGGCTATTGGCCGCTTTCTTGCTCCGAAATTGGAAAGTGGCGTAGAACGCTGGACTGCTCGTCGTTTTTCCAGTGTCTGGTTGCCAATTGGTTCCGCGGTGATTGGCGGCGTGATGTTATTGCTGCTGATTGGAACAAGTATGCGTAACCTGTTGCCTGCTAATATCCGGGTACGTTTTGAAAACATCAACTTCCAACAAAGTAGTGTATTGGAGCGTTTCACTTTTTATCGTGATGCTTTGAAGCTTTGGAAAGATTATCCGTTCTTTGGCGGTGGCGGCGGTGCATGGGGTGCTTCTTTCGAAGCTTACCAAAATAACCCGTATGTCAGTCGTCAGGTGCATAACTTCTTCTTCCAATATCTCGTTGAAGTCGGTATTATCGGCTTCCTGATTTTTGTATTGTTTGTAGGCTTTATCTTCTATAAATATATCCGCGGATATATTAAAACGGATAAAGAACAGCGCGAGAGTCATTTCCTTTACTTTATTATTGTTGTATCCATTCTGATGCACAGTTTGCTCGACTTTAACTTAAGTTATGTGTACATGGGCATACTGGTATTCCTCGGATTGGGTGGTATGGCATCTGCTATGGATGCACAGCCATTGAAGTATTTGAAACTCGGAGCAGGTGTCATGCGCGGGATTTATGTGTCATTGATTGGGGTGGCTGCGATTATCATCTCCTTCACTTCACTGCGCTTTGCTCAAGCATCCAGTGATATCAAAGATGTGGCTAAATTATCAACCAATCAGAATGCAACATATGAACAGTACCGTAAGCTATTGGATGATGCACTCTCTATCCGTAGTACGTTCCCTGAAGGTGTAGTATATCTTAGCTCATTATTGACGCAAGGGCTTCAACAAACGAAGGACGAGCAATTCTACAATGAAGATCTTACTCTACTGACCAAAGCTCATGAAAAAGAACCATATAACAAGGATATTGTGAAGCAAATGGTCACTCTGTATCAAATGAATAATGAGAAGGATCAAGCTTTCAATCTATTAGTAAATAGTATTCCAAAATACAAATGGGATATTACTTGGTATGAAGGTGTCCTTGCTCAAGCTTATATCTTAGGTAATCAGGCATATGAGAGTAAAGACACGGCTGCAGAGCAAAAATACTTCCAGCAAGGTCTGAATGTATATCAACAGGTTCTAGATGGTATTCAATATCTGACTACTCTGCCAAAAGGTCAATTGCAAGGTCGTGACTTCAGCGTTACTCCAAAAATTGCTTTAAGCGTTGGCGATATTTATCTCATGCAAGGCAAAAATGCTCAAGCTGCTGAAGTATTGAAAAAAGGTCTGCAAGATGATCTGACTGACGATACAAACAAACAAGTGGCTCGCTATTATCTGGCAGCACTGAAAAAAGAAGGTCAAAATGACCAAGCGATTTATGATAAATTGATTGCTGCTGATCCGAAAGAAAAAGAGCAAATTACTGCTTTGGTAAACAAAACATATACACCGTCTAAATGA
- the galU gene encoding UTP--glucose-1-phosphate uridylyltransferase GalU: MKIRKAIIPAAGLGTRFLPATKAMPKEMLPIVDKPTIQYIIEEAVASGIEDIIIVTGKGKRAIEDHFDYSFELEQNLEEKEKWKLLDAVREPSEMADIHYIRQKEPKGLGHAIWCARKFIGDEPFAVLLGDDIVESDVPCLKQMMDVYEDHEASVVGVKEVPWEHVSRYGLVAAEQMPESDRLYKATGLVEKPPREEAPSNLAIMGRYILTPEIFDILGSQDAGAGGEIQLTDAISKLGQTQDILAYQFEGLRHDVGEKSGFIQTTIHYALQHPELRDSTLDYLKEVLAAEEKK; encoded by the coding sequence GTGAAAATACGTAAAGCCATTATTCCCGCCGCAGGTCTGGGAACTCGTTTTCTGCCTGCCACTAAAGCTATGCCAAAAGAAATGCTGCCGATCGTCGATAAGCCGACGATCCAATATATTATTGAAGAAGCAGTCGCTTCCGGTATCGAGGACATCATCATCGTAACCGGTAAAGGCAAACGCGCCATTGAAGACCATTTCGACTATTCTTTCGAGTTAGAGCAAAACCTCGAGGAAAAAGAAAAATGGAAATTGCTCGACGCCGTTCGCGAACCATCCGAAATGGCAGACATTCACTACATCCGTCAAAAAGAACCCAAAGGTCTCGGTCACGCCATCTGGTGCGCCCGTAAATTCATCGGCGACGAGCCATTCGCTGTCCTGCTGGGTGACGATATCGTCGAATCTGACGTACCATGCCTCAAGCAAATGATGGACGTGTACGAAGATCACGAAGCCTCTGTCGTTGGCGTAAAAGAAGTACCATGGGAGCATGTGTCCCGCTACGGTCTGGTAGCTGCAGAACAGATGCCAGAATCGGATCGTCTGTACAAAGCGACAGGTCTGGTAGAAAAGCCACCACGCGAAGAAGCACCTTCCAATCTGGCGATCATGGGTCGCTACATCCTGACACCAGAAATCTTCGATATCCTTGGTAGTCAAGATGCAGGAGCTGGCGGGGAAATTCAATTAACCGATGCGATCTCCAAACTGGGTCAAACTCAGGACATTCTGGCATATCAATTTGAGGGTCTGCGTCATGATGTAGGTGAGAAGAGTGGATTCATCCAAACGACAATCCACTACGCACTCCAACATCCAGAACTGCGCGATTCCACGCTGGATTATTTGAAAGAAGTGCTTGCAGCGGAAGAGAAGAAATAA
- a CDS encoding stalk domain-containing protein produces the protein MNKWMRMTTTGLLAAGITVATSYAGVGTASAAELLELKLKKGSTSATINGDKQTIIKPYEADGTMMVQLGLFSRAFGAKVELHDENVIQLTSGKHVISMKIGSKVATVNGKKVTLPAAPVMRLGTLMVPLRPLTEGIGGKMKVISGQIVVTLPASEAQSGSGDSATQHADKTRVGDSKYQWSINYPEDLTYLGGSNATVANFMNTEGTYLLQVAVEPDTVTGSVYTQADSDDLLDELVSYTKSLDETILDQQIVNGSNGTYARVISKTTDGYLSETRLYAGNGYLYFVMYADSQAYSYKDFNENQALLNSFQLSFNSADDKAEDIAEDSDSEESGEVFSNEEYGISVNLPSNWSVSDDSDEATNKDESYAKFGVYSVPAGSTVQNWSQDIRSWFDQNFTTDHYRYIGTTERQIDGHDAVINEMQYMYGNDEWYTEYEVLIQQGDYRYYFEYSGLTENPQTASEFEQMVGSMKVDFETLESNFGHLPLDYYSEDRTKTITRTSTTYGYSLQVPRYWSDAGNDYNATGVSYYYTGGSFYVTIKNSSSLEQAVQDWKSTLTSGGTGSSSTATVSEGQPTTFAGVPAYTFTATFNSDDAPYTGTYTIFTKGKRTFILSSEVNDANNTATHQAEVAKVLSSFNWTAK, from the coding sequence ATGAATAAATGGATGCGTATGACCACAACTGGCTTATTGGCAGCCGGGATTACTGTGGCAACTTCCTACGCCGGAGTCGGCACTGCTTCGGCAGCCGAACTACTGGAATTAAAATTAAAAAAAGGCAGTACATCTGCAACTATTAACGGCGATAAGCAGACGATCATCAAGCCATATGAAGCAGACGGTACGATGATGGTTCAATTGGGTCTGTTCTCACGCGCATTCGGTGCCAAAGTTGAATTGCACGATGAAAATGTCATTCAACTGACCTCTGGCAAGCACGTTATTTCCATGAAGATCGGCAGTAAGGTCGCTACTGTTAACGGAAAAAAAGTGACATTGCCTGCGGCACCAGTTATGCGACTCGGCACCTTAATGGTTCCCTTGCGTCCGCTGACCGAAGGTATCGGCGGTAAAATGAAAGTCATCTCCGGTCAGATCGTAGTGACATTGCCTGCATCAGAAGCACAGTCTGGCAGCGGCGATAGCGCTACACAGCATGCGGATAAAACGCGTGTTGGTGACAGCAAGTACCAATGGTCCATCAATTACCCCGAAGATTTAACCTATCTCGGTGGTTCCAATGCGACCGTTGCCAACTTTATGAATACGGAAGGCACCTATCTGCTGCAAGTCGCGGTCGAGCCGGATACCGTTACTGGTTCTGTCTATACACAGGCAGACTCGGATGATCTGCTGGACGAATTGGTGAGCTATACGAAGTCTCTGGATGAGACAATCCTTGATCAGCAGATCGTCAACGGCTCCAATGGCACGTATGCACGCGTAATCAGCAAAACGACAGACGGCTATTTGTCGGAAACAAGACTGTATGCAGGCAATGGCTACCTGTACTTTGTGATGTACGCCGATTCACAGGCATACTCGTACAAAGATTTTAACGAGAATCAAGCGTTGCTCAATTCGTTCCAATTGTCCTTCAACAGTGCAGACGACAAAGCCGAAGATATCGCCGAAGATAGCGATTCCGAGGAATCGGGAGAAGTCTTCTCGAATGAGGAGTACGGCATTTCTGTTAATCTGCCGAGCAATTGGTCGGTCAGCGATGATTCCGACGAAGCAACCAATAAAGATGAATCGTATGCCAAATTCGGCGTATACAGCGTTCCGGCGGGATCAACGGTGCAAAACTGGTCACAGGATATTCGTAGCTGGTTTGACCAGAATTTCACTACTGATCATTATCGCTATATCGGAACAACGGAGCGTCAGATCGACGGTCACGATGCTGTTATTAACGAAATGCAATACATGTATGGCAACGATGAATGGTATACCGAGTACGAAGTGCTGATTCAGCAGGGCGATTATCGGTACTACTTTGAATACAGCGGTCTTACCGAGAACCCACAAACCGCTTCTGAATTTGAACAAATGGTCGGTTCGATGAAAGTAGACTTTGAGACATTGGAAAGTAACTTCGGTCATCTGCCGCTTGATTACTATTCCGAAGACCGTACCAAGACCATTACTCGTACATCGACGACGTACGGATACAGTCTGCAAGTTCCGCGTTATTGGAGCGATGCAGGGAACGATTATAATGCGACTGGCGTGTCGTACTACTACACGGGTGGTAGCTTCTACGTAACAATCAAAAATTCCAGCTCGTTGGAACAAGCTGTTCAGGACTGGAAAAGCACGCTGACTTCCGGTGGAACTGGTTCATCGTCGACAGCAACAGTATCCGAAGGACAGCCAACTACTTTTGCAGGTGTTCCAGCATATACGTTTACTGCTACCTTCAACAGTGATGACGCGCCGTATACTGGCACCTATACCATCTTCACCAAGGGCAAACGTACATTTATTTTGTCTAGTGAAGTGAATGATGCCAACAATACGGCTACCCATCAGGCAGAAGTAGCGAAGGTGCTATCATCGTTTAATTGGACAGCGAAATAA
- the galU gene encoding UTP--glucose-1-phosphate uridylyltransferase GalU, whose amino-acid sequence MKIRKAIIPAAGLGTRFLPATKAMPKEMLPIVDKPTIQYIIEEAVASGIEDIIIVTGKGKRAIEDHFDYSFELEHNLTEKEKWKLLDEVRKPSEMADIHYIRQKEPKGLGHAIWCARKFIGDEPFAVLLGDDIVESDVPCLKQMMDVYEDHEASVVGVKEVPWEHVSRYGLVAAESMPESDRLYKATGLVEKPPREEAPSNLAIMGRYILTPEIFDILGNQDVGAGGEIQLTDAISKLGQSQDILAYQFEGLRHDVGEKSGFIQTTVHYALQHPELRESTLAYLREVLEAESSNKTNT is encoded by the coding sequence ATGAAAATACGTAAAGCGATTATCCCTGCTGCAGGTCTCGGAACGCGTTTCCTGCCTGCCACCAAAGCTATGCCTAAAGAAATGCTACCAATCGTGGACAAGCCGACGATCCAATACATTATAGAAGAAGCTGTAGCTTCTGGTATTGAGGACATCATTATTGTAACCGGTAAAGGTAAGCGTGCTATTGAAGACCATTTTGATTATTCTTTTGAATTGGAACATAATTTGACGGAAAAAGAAAAATGGAAACTGTTGGATGAAGTTCGAAAACCATCTGAAATGGCAGACATTCACTACATCCGTCAAAAAGAACCCAAAGGTCTCGGTCATGCCATCTGGTGCGCCCGTAAATTCATCGGTGACGAGCCATTCGCTGTCCTACTGGGCGATGACATTGTCGAATCCGACGTACCATGCCTCAAGCAAATGATGGATGTATACGAAGATCATGAAGCCTCTGTAGTAGGGGTAAAAGAAGTTCCATGGGAACATGTATCTCGCTATGGTCTGGTAGCTGCTGAATCCATGCCAGAGTCAGATCGTCTGTACAAAGCTACTGGTCTAGTAGAGAAGCCGCCGCGCGAAGAAGCCCCCTCCAATCTGGCAATCATGGGTCGCTATATTTTGACACCAGAAATCTTCGATATCCTTGGTAACCAAGATGTCGGAGCTGGTGGTGAAATCCAGCTGACTGATGCTATCTCAAAACTCGGTCAAAGCCAAGATATTCTCGCGTATCAGTTTGAAGGATTGCGTCACGATGTAGGCGAAAAGAGTGGATTTATTCAAACGACCGTTCATTATGCGCTTCAACATCCTGAGTTGCGTGAATCAACACTTGCCTATTTGCGCGAAGTGCTAGAAGCGGAAAGTAGCAATAAAACGAACACATAA
- a CDS encoding S1C family serine protease: protein MKKLHIPLSAFVLAGTTLIGSVPFATVSSAAASVSGYTYTAPQYGASAGAGYTKIISRISPSVVGIVGVPTAAAIQAESGSGSSEDDGSGSEPSDPGIAFGSGVIISSDGWIVTNAHVIDSMEPGAKVITSEANGQSKTYIVKEFYSDTVSDLALVKINATGLKKASFVSSSEKPQVGEQVIAIGTPLSLSLRNTATSGIISGVNRAVDASYYLLQTDAAINPGNSGGPLINMDGKVIGINTMKYEALGVDNLGFTIPADTVQYIINQLSKYGTVKRASIGLELKESDDALIGMPTNDALTVVSVHSANAKKAGIKEGDILYSVNGKRVHTVVDLNELFRSYKPGDMIKLTMQSNGDIVTRSVKLTQSQLTDAVATTATSSDSDSGE from the coding sequence TTGAAAAAACTCCATATCCCATTATCCGCATTTGTGCTCGCCGGTACTACCCTGATTGGTTCTGTGCCTTTTGCTACCGTGTCTTCGGCAGCAGCATCCGTTTCCGGCTATACATACACTGCACCGCAATATGGTGCATCCGCAGGTGCCGGATATACCAAGATTATTTCCCGTATCTCACCATCCGTTGTCGGGATTGTTGGTGTGCCTACAGCCGCTGCGATTCAAGCGGAAAGTGGCTCCGGTTCTAGTGAAGACGATGGCAGTGGTTCCGAACCTAGCGATCCGGGTATCGCTTTTGGTTCCGGCGTGATCATTTCTTCTGACGGCTGGATTGTTACCAATGCGCACGTTATCGACAGCATGGAGCCGGGAGCAAAAGTGATCACCTCCGAAGCGAACGGACAAAGCAAAACTTATATTGTTAAAGAATTTTATAGCGATACAGTCAGCGATCTAGCATTGGTCAAAATTAACGCCACTGGGCTGAAAAAAGCCTCATTTGTGTCCAGCAGTGAAAAGCCACAAGTGGGCGAGCAAGTCATCGCCATCGGTACACCGTTGTCCTTATCGCTTCGCAATACAGCGACATCCGGCATTATTAGTGGTGTAAACCGTGCGGTAGATGCGTCCTACTATTTGCTGCAAACCGATGCAGCGATCAACCCCGGTAACAGCGGTGGTCCATTGATCAATATGGACGGCAAAGTGATCGGTATCAATACGATGAAATATGAAGCACTGGGCGTTGATAATCTTGGATTTACGATTCCAGCAGACACGGTGCAATATATTATCAATCAATTGAGCAAATATGGAACTGTCAAACGAGCTTCCATCGGTCTGGAATTGAAAGAGAGCGATGACGCATTGATCGGTATGCCAACCAATGATGCACTAACAGTCGTTTCTGTTCATTCCGCCAATGCCAAAAAAGCAGGCATCAAAGAAGGCGATATTCTGTACAGCGTGAATGGCAAGCGGGTGCATACTGTGGTCGATCTGAACGAACTATTCCGCTCTTACAAACCGGGCGATATGATCAAGCTGACGATGCAGTCTAACGGCGATATCGTTACACGTAGCGTGAAATTGACGCAATCGCAGCTAACGGATGCAGTGGCGACTACAGCAACTTCTTCCGATTCGGATTCTGGCGAATAA